In the Methylomonas rhizoryzae genome, one interval contains:
- a CDS encoding amine oxidase has protein sequence MTQSINSAPLEQLSHYVANRKSAAKGEYERRLAYDLSHQQWSGCFQRNVLAVLQQMYDDALTEVKSLSFSSSGLSATDGMSDLTQSVLANFRGFSDEFLLSVVEKHRTSCALSNFPTEHKPDKDYIDEVRRELALIWKDFALAVNEHFLQIQ, from the coding sequence ATGACCCAATCCATTAATTCCGCCCCCTTGGAGCAACTTAGCCATTATGTGGCCAATCGAAAATCCGCTGCCAAAGGCGAATACGAACGGCGTCTAGCCTACGACCTGTCCCATCAACAATGGTCAGGTTGTTTTCAGCGTAATGTGTTAGCCGTGCTGCAACAGATGTACGACGATGCCTTAACGGAAGTCAAAAGCCTGTCTTTCAGTTCAAGCGGGCTATCGGCCACCGACGGCATGTCGGACTTGACTCAATCCGTGCTGGCTAATTTTCGCGGTTTCAGCGACGAATTTTTGTTGTCCGTCGTTGAAAAACATCGCACGTCATGCGCCCTATCCAACTTTCCGACCGAGCACAAACCCGACAAGGATTACATCGACGAGGTAAGACGAGAGCTTGCCCTGATCTGGAAAGACTTCGCTTTAGCCGTCAACGAGCATTTTTTGCAAATCCAATGA
- a CDS encoding glutathione S-transferase family protein, giving the protein MMRFYFTPGACSIGIHILLEELDLVFEAYLLNLMNGDQHKPEFLAINPKGTIPTLVCDNGTSYSEYQAIAYWLARKYPKAHLLPDDMDLATKAMEIMDYVVGTIHGQGFLRIFVPEKFNTAAEAFPAIKQEGEVIVNKAFAILNAQIADSGYCLGDFSIADAALFYVEFWALRSGIQLPANCLQHYQLMLSRPAVKRVLLEEGYRLE; this is encoded by the coding sequence ATGATGCGGTTTTACTTCACCCCCGGAGCTTGTTCTATAGGAATCCACATTCTGCTCGAGGAATTGGATTTAGTATTCGAAGCTTATTTGCTCAATTTAATGAACGGCGATCAACATAAACCGGAATTTTTGGCCATCAACCCCAAAGGCACGATTCCAACCTTGGTATGCGACAACGGAACAAGCTACAGCGAATATCAAGCCATTGCCTATTGGTTAGCGCGTAAATACCCCAAAGCACATTTGTTACCCGACGACATGGACTTGGCAACCAAAGCTATGGAAATCATGGACTATGTCGTCGGCACGATACACGGACAGGGATTTCTACGCATTTTCGTGCCTGAAAAATTCAATACGGCAGCTGAGGCCTTCCCGGCAATCAAACAGGAAGGCGAAGTTATAGTCAATAAAGCATTCGCGATTCTCAACGCACAAATCGCCGACTCCGGCTACTGCCTGGGCGATTTTAGTATCGCGGATGCCGCATTATTTTACGTGGAGTTTTGGGCGCTACGATCCGGCATTCAACTTCCGGCGAACTGCTTACAGCATTATCAACTGATGTTGTCTCGGCCTGCTGTCAAACGCGTTTTGCTCGAAGAAGGCTATAGATTGGAATAA
- a CDS encoding alpha-ketoglutarate-dependent dioxygenase AlkB family protein, with translation MPIRERTQPGPTIAHASAKALNNGATAMSTSASNQLGHCAPIPELEYIADFFDAEESEFLFNSFRHRQWPSNHYEYSGRQFVLPRLQTWHADAGIRYSYSNNLLKTTPWTPVLLDIRVRLEQYLNAPFNSVLANYYRDGQDFVGWHADDEAELGEAPLIASVTFGSPRWFAYKQKASGLTGRFILDSGSLLVMKPAFQRDWWHSVPKDKHVSEGRINLTFRHVFNLKAAISA, from the coding sequence ATGCCAATCCGCGAACGTACTCAGCCTGGCCCAACTATCGCGCACGCATCGGCAAAGGCCTTAAACAACGGCGCTACAGCCATGTCAACCTCGGCCAGCAATCAGCTTGGTCACTGCGCACCAATCCCGGAACTGGAATATATTGCAGACTTTTTCGATGCCGAGGAAAGCGAATTCCTGTTTAACAGTTTTCGGCACCGACAATGGCCATCGAATCACTACGAATATTCAGGACGGCAGTTTGTATTGCCGCGCTTACAAACATGGCATGCCGACGCCGGCATTCGTTATAGTTACAGCAACAATTTGCTTAAAACCACCCCGTGGACGCCGGTTCTTTTAGATATTCGCGTCAGGTTAGAACAATACCTAAACGCCCCTTTCAACTCGGTGCTGGCCAATTATTACCGCGATGGCCAAGACTTCGTCGGTTGGCATGCCGACGACGAAGCGGAATTAGGCGAAGCCCCGTTGATCGCTTCCGTGACCTTCGGTTCCCCTCGCTGGTTCGCATATAAACAGAAAGCTAGCGGGCTTACCGGCAGGTTTATACTCGATAGCGGCAGCCTGTTAGTCATGAAACCGGCGTTTCAACGTGATTGGTGGCACAGCGTACCTAAAGACAAACACGTTTCCGAAGGACGCATCAACCTTACCTTCCGCCACGTTTTCAATCTAAAAGCCGCAATCTCAGCGTAA
- a CDS encoding NifB/NifX family molybdenum-iron cluster-binding protein: MTTLSLKFAVASKDKIAINEHFGHAKHFHIYSIHDDRCHYLETRDVANYCLGQTADESAMPAILASIKDCHSVFVAKIGDGPTEKVNAIGVQAVAEYAYMAIEESLMTHAHRIAALRAGK; this comes from the coding sequence ATGACCACACTTAGCCTGAAATTCGCAGTAGCCAGTAAAGATAAAATCGCTATCAACGAACATTTCGGCCACGCCAAGCATTTCCATATCTATTCCATCCACGATGATCGCTGCCATTATCTGGAAACGCGAGACGTGGCCAACTACTGCTTAGGCCAAACCGCGGACGAATCGGCAATGCCGGCTATATTGGCCTCGATCAAAGACTGCCATAGCGTATTCGTGGCCAAGATCGGCGACGGCCCGACTGAAAAAGTTAATGCCATCGGCGTGCAAGCAGTTGCCGAATACGCTTACATGGCCATCGAAGAATCGCTGATGACCCACGCCCATCGGATCGCTGCATTGAGAGCCGGCAAATGA
- a CDS encoding symmetrical bis(5'-nucleosyl)-tetraphosphatase, with product MTTYAIGSVLGNDRLLSELLQHIDFNPAQDRLWFAGNLAGGPGSLQTLRMVKSFGKSALSVLGDNELQLMQIAAGFAEADLLPGAKEILDAEDKDELIRWLRRCSLVHHDSTLNFTIVHAGLPAEWTYSQALTFAFEVESGLTGPNYLAFLENRRLDQTRWHAKLRGWKRANFITNACTQIKYCNEQGRLDFQTIGPVGAQTAGLMPWYRVPNRANAQLRILFADDANFLDGSVPGIYPLPSIDGLSARNLDNPQQLISLPRRDFAIQARVGAA from the coding sequence ATGACAACCTATGCTATCGGTAGCGTACTCGGCAATGACCGCTTGTTATCCGAGCTTTTGCAACACATCGATTTTAATCCGGCTCAGGATAGATTATGGTTTGCCGGTAATTTAGCGGGAGGCCCTGGATCTTTGCAAACTCTTCGCATGGTTAAAAGTTTCGGCAAATCGGCGCTTAGCGTGTTGGGCGACAATGAGTTGCAATTGATGCAAATAGCAGCCGGATTTGCCGAAGCGGATTTGCTGCCCGGAGCAAAAGAGATTTTGGACGCGGAAGATAAAGACGAGCTGATACGCTGGTTAAGGCGTTGCAGCTTGGTTCATCATGATAGTACGTTGAATTTTACGATAGTACACGCCGGGCTGCCGGCGGAATGGACTTACAGCCAAGCTTTGACGTTTGCGTTTGAAGTGGAGTCCGGGCTGACCGGGCCTAACTATCTGGCTTTTTTGGAAAATAGACGGTTGGATCAAACCAGATGGCATGCCAAATTGAGAGGTTGGAAGCGGGCGAATTTCATTACGAATGCCTGTACGCAGATCAAGTACTGTAACGAGCAAGGACGGCTGGATTTTCAGACGATTGGACCGGTCGGTGCACAAACAGCTGGTTTGATGCCGTGGTATCGGGTGCCGAATCGTGCAAACGCCCAATTGCGGATTCTATTTGCCGACGACGCTAACTTTTTGGATGGTAGCGTTCCCGGCATTTATCCCTTACCGTCGATTGACGGCCTTTCGGCACGCAATTTAGACAATCCGCAACAACTCATTTCATTGCCGCGTCGCGACTTTGCAATACAGGCACGGGTCGGTGCCGCTTAG
- a CDS encoding CinA family protein, protein MAESCTGGGIAHAVTDISGSSAWFDRGFVTYSNQSKIDMLGVKVQTLESFGAVSKQTALEMAAGTLMHSQADLALAVTGIAGPTGGSAHNPVGTVFVAWIVKNFTAECTHLRLSGNRQEIRQQAIDYCLEKALALSRHPQ, encoded by the coding sequence GTGGCGGAATCATGTACCGGCGGAGGCATTGCCCATGCCGTCACCGACATTTCCGGCAGTTCCGCATGGTTCGACCGGGGATTTGTAACCTACAGCAATCAGTCGAAAATAGACATGCTTGGCGTCAAGGTGCAAACCTTGGAAAGCTTCGGCGCGGTCAGCAAACAGACGGCACTGGAAATGGCTGCGGGAACCTTAATGCACAGTCAAGCCGACCTGGCACTGGCGGTGACGGGCATTGCAGGTCCGACCGGAGGTAGTGCGCACAACCCGGTAGGCACTGTCTTTGTGGCATGGATTGTTAAAAACTTTACCGCCGAGTGCACACACCTAAGACTGTCCGGCAACCGGCAAGAAATCAGACAACAAGCCATCGACTATTGCCTGGAAAAAGCCCTAGCTCTAAGCCGGCACCCGCAATAA
- a CDS encoding Hsp70 family protein: MNTKKPNFLVGIDLGTTHTVVAYADIHDPDKSIRLFEIPQLVAPGEVATRPLLPSVRYHPAPGEFSAEAGFLIAEDGAILGEAARLLGSKSLGRLVTSAKSWLSHPSVDQTAAILPWGSDESVFKVSPLQACASYLQYVSTVWSQQFPHAPLSNQDLVITVPASFDESARSLTLQAAKTAGLVGVRLLEEPQAVVYDWLRRHAGTVNEALAGSRLLLVCDVGGGTTDLTLIKIEYGDGEPTLTRIAVGDHLMLGGDNVDLALAHLAEGRLRHGDKKLSTAELSQLLEQCRIVKEALLTDDAPTQLPVTLLGSGSKLIGGSKSTLLERVEVERLALDGFLPLSSLGEWPDRKRSGVVEFGLPYAAEPAISKHIAAFLHAHAQAARSALQSDDIVPDALLLNGGVFRSSAMVSRITGLLAYWRNENPPLVLENRHPELAVAYGAVCYALARREKTLKIGGGCARSYFLLIDNKDNEVRQGVCVLPKGSEEGREIILPGRHFALKIGQPVRFHLLSASGDSMQHPGDIVTLDDEHFHDLPPLAVAFEGEQKQEIAVQLAATYTEVGTLHLQCVALQNADARWDVEFQIRKQPSFSRTADLPAQLPLALEKIQAVFGAKSKQVSPQAVKTLRLDLENVLALPRSDWQTPLLRELFGVLLEGGKYRRRSEQHERLWLSLTGFCLRPGFGYPLDDWRIEQIWKLYPEGIQFVNEKQNWTEWWTFWRRVSGGLPTEAQQKLFEDISKFINPASARQSAVTKQLAVRGYEDIVRLAAVLERLPSCHKIQLGEWILSRLGKAGEPDTSWWALGRIGGRVLFHGNQHDAILPAVVENWLQKVLQTDWKKQPQAGFAASLLARSCNDRLWDIDDAMRGRVLERLRQVKAPVSWQEMVAEFRRLDESQEKQIFGEALPPGLRLLAE, translated from the coding sequence TTGAACACAAAAAAGCCGAACTTTCTGGTTGGCATCGATTTGGGTACTACCCATACGGTAGTGGCTTACGCCGACATCCACGATCCGGATAAATCCATCCGGCTATTTGAAATTCCGCAACTTGTCGCCCCTGGTGAGGTTGCTACGCGGCCGTTGTTGCCTTCCGTCCGTTATCACCCGGCTCCGGGCGAATTTAGCGCTGAAGCCGGGTTTCTAATTGCAGAAGACGGTGCAATATTGGGAGAAGCCGCCAGGCTGTTGGGCTCTAAATCTTTAGGTCGTTTGGTCACGAGCGCCAAAAGTTGGCTATCGCATCCTTCGGTCGATCAAACGGCGGCCATTTTGCCTTGGGGTAGCGACGAATCGGTTTTTAAAGTGTCGCCGCTACAAGCGTGTGCCAGTTATTTACAGTATGTATCTACGGTTTGGAGCCAGCAGTTTCCGCATGCACCGTTATCAAATCAAGATCTGGTCATCACGGTACCGGCTTCATTCGATGAATCGGCGCGCTCGTTAACCTTGCAAGCGGCCAAAACGGCCGGTTTAGTTGGCGTCCGCTTGCTCGAAGAACCGCAGGCGGTTGTTTACGATTGGTTACGGCGTCATGCCGGAACGGTGAACGAGGCCTTAGCGGGGAGCCGATTATTGTTGGTCTGCGACGTGGGAGGCGGAACCACAGATCTTACCTTGATCAAAATCGAGTACGGCGATGGTGAGCCTACGCTAACCCGGATTGCGGTGGGCGATCACTTAATGTTGGGAGGCGATAACGTCGATTTGGCGCTAGCCCATTTAGCCGAAGGCCGATTACGTCATGGAGATAAGAAGCTCTCCACCGCGGAATTATCTCAGTTGTTGGAGCAATGCCGGATCGTTAAAGAAGCCTTGTTGACCGACGATGCACCAACGCAACTGCCGGTGACCCTGCTGGGTAGCGGTTCTAAACTGATTGGCGGCAGCAAGTCGACATTACTCGAACGCGTAGAGGTGGAGCGTCTCGCATTAGACGGTTTCTTACCATTGTCTTCGCTCGGCGAATGGCCGGATAGAAAACGTAGCGGAGTAGTTGAGTTCGGCCTGCCTTATGCCGCCGAGCCGGCTATCAGCAAACACATTGCCGCCTTTTTGCATGCCCACGCCCAAGCTGCCCGTTCGGCATTGCAAAGTGATGACATAGTGCCGGATGCGTTGTTGCTTAACGGCGGGGTGTTTCGTAGCTCGGCCATGGTTAGCAGAATAACCGGGCTGCTTGCCTACTGGCGTAATGAAAATCCGCCGTTGGTGTTGGAGAACCGACATCCCGAATTAGCGGTAGCCTATGGTGCCGTATGCTATGCATTGGCTAGGCGCGAGAAAACGCTCAAGATTGGCGGCGGCTGTGCGCGTAGTTATTTTTTACTGATCGACAACAAAGACAACGAAGTTCGGCAAGGGGTGTGCGTATTACCGAAAGGTAGTGAGGAAGGCCGGGAAATCATACTCCCCGGCCGGCATTTTGCGCTGAAGATCGGTCAACCGGTACGATTCCATTTGTTGTCCGCCAGCGGCGACAGCATGCAACATCCAGGCGATATCGTAACTTTAGACGACGAACATTTTCATGATTTGCCGCCATTGGCGGTAGCCTTCGAAGGTGAGCAAAAACAGGAAATCGCGGTGCAACTGGCGGCGACTTACACCGAAGTCGGCACGTTGCACTTGCAGTGCGTTGCGTTGCAAAACGCCGACGCGCGATGGGATGTGGAATTTCAAATCCGTAAACAACCCTCGTTCTCACGAACAGCCGACTTGCCGGCTCAATTGCCGTTAGCTTTGGAAAAGATACAGGCCGTTTTCGGCGCCAAATCAAAACAGGTTAGCCCGCAAGCAGTAAAAACTTTGCGGCTCGATTTAGAAAATGTGTTGGCTTTGCCGCGTTCGGATTGGCAGACGCCGCTGTTGCGCGAATTATTCGGCGTATTGTTGGAGGGCGGAAAATACCGTCGTCGTAGCGAGCAACATGAAAGACTGTGGCTGAGCCTGACCGGGTTTTGCCTAAGGCCCGGCTTTGGGTATCCGCTGGACGATTGGCGTATCGAACAAATTTGGAAGCTATATCCGGAAGGCATCCAATTCGTTAACGAAAAGCAAAACTGGACCGAATGGTGGACTTTTTGGCGCAGGGTATCCGGTGGCTTACCGACCGAAGCACAACAAAAACTGTTCGAAGATATTTCTAAATTTATTAATCCCGCGAGTGCCCGGCAAAGTGCAGTGACCAAACAACTCGCTGTGCGCGGCTATGAAGACATTGTTCGCTTGGCTGCCGTGTTGGAGCGTTTGCCGTCCTGCCATAAAATTCAACTGGGGGAATGGATATTGAGTCGCCTAGGCAAAGCCGGTGAGCCCGATACGAGTTGGTGGGCTTTAGGCCGCATAGGCGGTCGCGTCTTGTTTCACGGCAATCAGCACGACGCGATTTTGCCCGCTGTTGTGGAAAACTGGCTGCAAAAAGTTCTGCAAACCGATTGGAAAAAACAGCCGCAAGCCGGTTTTGCAGCAAGCTTACTGGCCCGGAGCTGTAACGATAGGTTATGGGATATAGACGATGCTATGCGCGGACGGGTGTTGGAGCGACTCAGGCAGGTAAAGGCGCCGGTTTCGTGGCAGGAAATGGTGGCCGAATTTCGCCGCTTGGACGAAAGCCAGGAAAAACAAATCTTTGGCGAAGCCCTTCCTCCGGGGTTGCGCTTGCTAGCCGAGTGA
- the fliT gene encoding flagellar protein FliT gives MANRSVSAQGWLEQRERELQDFTRQIESRIENKDWEGLQSVLEARQIYFERQQSGPIPALCVMGFKGLIQQVLSQDQAFQARIQQIRDQLKIEQQSFERGKQALHAYNGR, from the coding sequence TTGGCTAATCGTTCGGTAAGCGCACAGGGATGGTTGGAGCAGCGTGAAAGGGAATTACAAGACTTTACGCGTCAAATTGAGTCTCGTATAGAGAACAAGGACTGGGAAGGCCTGCAATCTGTATTAGAAGCTCGGCAGATTTATTTCGAACGGCAACAGTCCGGCCCCATTCCAGCTTTATGCGTTATGGGATTTAAAGGCTTAATTCAACAAGTCTTATCTCAAGACCAAGCGTTCCAAGCGCGTATTCAGCAAATCCGCGATCAACTCAAAATCGAACAGCAGTCATTCGAGCGCGGCAAGCAAGCATTGCACGCTTATAATGGCAGATAG